A genomic stretch from Bacillus sp. N1-1 includes:
- a CDS encoding ABC transporter permease subunit, translated as MRLFMKGLGKRELATGFMLILFIILFILPFVTIGLKSVSVGWRWPALLPNEVSLDAWRSIMKDPKLIESLVTTFKVAILVVLLNLLLAIPAARALSHYTFKGKSFIEGLLLSPILIPGILLAMGLQLTMIQFGIADKMIGVVIVHLIPTLPYAIRVMRAGYERMGSSLSEQASVLGAGPLTRFFTIALPLLLPSFRSLMLLTFVISLGQYALTAIIGGGNVITLPLLYYPYFLSSNEAVIAGFSILFALLPLLFIGLVEVMMRLVIRAVNRV; from the coding sequence ATGAGGTTATTTATGAAGGGTTTAGGGAAAAGAGAGTTAGCAACTGGTTTCATGCTTATTTTGTTTATCATATTATTCATCCTACCCTTTGTAACAATAGGGTTGAAAAGCGTCTCTGTAGGTTGGAGATGGCCAGCGTTATTACCAAACGAAGTAAGTTTAGATGCATGGCGGAGCATTATGAAAGACCCTAAATTAATCGAATCACTTGTTACAACGTTCAAGGTTGCTATTTTAGTTGTATTATTAAATCTACTTCTTGCTATACCAGCAGCTAGGGCTCTTTCCCACTATACGTTTAAAGGGAAATCATTTATTGAAGGACTATTGCTATCTCCTATTTTAATCCCTGGCATTTTACTTGCAATGGGACTTCAACTTACGATGATACAATTTGGTATAGCTGATAAGATGATAGGCGTTGTCATTGTGCATTTGATTCCTACGCTACCTTATGCGATTCGTGTCATGAGGGCAGGGTATGAGAGGATGGGAAGTAGTTTAAGTGAGCAAGCTTCTGTACTAGGAGCCGGTCCATTAACGCGTTTTTTTACAATTGCACTACCTTTATTACTACCAAGTTTTAGAAGCTTAATGCTTTTAACTTTTGTTATATCTTTAGGACAGTATGCGCTAACAGCTATTATTGGTGGAGGTAATGTGATTACCCTCCCATTGTTATATTATCCTTATTTTTTGAGTTCGAATGAAGCAGTTATTGCAGGATTTTCAATTCTTTTTGCTTTGCTTCCCCTCTTATTTATTGGTTTGGTGGAAGTTATGATGAGGCTGGTTATTCGAGCTGTTAATCGCGTTTGA
- a CDS encoding TVP38/TMEM64 family protein, whose protein sequence is MTSKTILKGLALTALIIVIYLLNQYVFDFRPSYIRSWISSFGFYAPLIFLIICIGRPFVLFPTSIISISGGLVFGPILGTVLAVVGGSIGALLFFSLARKLGMNILPKSWKRRGENLEKRLSEKGFLYVLLLRLVPFLHFDLVSYVCGVSNVSRRKYYLATLLGMLPGAIALNFLGASFLSNNISSVIIAAAVLLLLLLVSLYIRRKAFGPSVEEELK, encoded by the coding sequence ATGACTAGTAAAACAATTCTAAAAGGATTAGCGTTAACGGCACTTATTATTGTAATTTATTTACTAAATCAATATGTATTTGATTTTAGACCTTCTTATATTCGTAGTTGGATTTCATCATTCGGCTTTTATGCCCCATTAATTTTCCTGATTATTTGTATTGGTCGACCCTTTGTGCTCTTTCCTACCTCGATCATTTCGATCAGTGGTGGATTAGTATTTGGGCCCATACTTGGTACAGTTCTTGCTGTGGTAGGTGGTTCAATAGGAGCTCTTCTTTTCTTTTCATTAGCAAGAAAATTAGGAATGAATATTCTACCAAAATCATGGAAGCGGAGGGGAGAAAACCTGGAGAAACGATTATCGGAAAAGGGTTTTCTTTATGTCCTCTTGTTACGTCTCGTCCCTTTTCTCCATTTTGATTTAGTTAGCTATGTTTGTGGGGTTTCTAATGTGAGTCGGAGGAAATACTATTTAGCAACACTGCTTGGAATGTTACCAGGCGCCATTGCGTTGAATTTTCTTGGCGCAAGTTTTTTATCAAATAATATTTCATCGGTCATTATTGCTGCTGCAGTATTGCTTCTATTACTACTCGTAAGTTTATATATTCGCAGAAAAGCATTTGGACCTTCTGTTGAAGAAGAACTGAAATAA
- a CDS encoding FAD-dependent oxidoreductase encodes MKKLLLIGAGHAHLHIMKKLQKKKENYEVTIISPSEYQYYSGMFSGYLEGLYNKEDMRVHIPTLAKAAGIHFTDGAALSIDAEAKVVLTEKGDILSYDVLSVDIGSLTAGIDVPGARKHALRVKPNYRIEEVAKAMQDSEKPVVVGGGAAGVEMALALTARRKLEDKKPVSVISHSSLLENTSAKAQEKIKQIMQDKSLPLYLQEKVANVTSSHIITTTGNQIAYDEVLWLTGPKAPGLFRTSQLPVDEAGYLLVEDTLQVKKYPAIFAAGDCASIQQYPNLPKAGVVAVRQSEVLWENIKGFMKGTNGRRFQPKNTYLSILSTGNKQGLLLYGKIVLHHSLSWKLKNRIDQKFMNTYKTNG; translated from the coding sequence TTGAAAAAATTGTTGTTGATTGGAGCGGGACATGCACATCTTCACATCATGAAGAAGCTTCAGAAAAAAAAAGAAAATTATGAAGTGACCATTATTTCTCCATCGGAGTATCAATATTATTCTGGAATGTTCTCGGGATATCTCGAAGGTCTGTATAACAAAGAAGATATGCGAGTACATATTCCAACATTAGCAAAAGCAGCAGGCATTCATTTTACGGATGGTGCAGCATTATCGATCGATGCAGAAGCGAAAGTTGTGTTAACCGAAAAAGGCGATATACTCTCATATGATGTGCTTTCTGTTGATATCGGCTCATTAACAGCCGGAATTGATGTCCCTGGAGCTAGAAAGCATGCTCTTCGGGTAAAACCTAACTATCGAATCGAAGAAGTAGCAAAGGCAATGCAGGACTCAGAAAAACCTGTCGTTGTAGGTGGGGGCGCTGCGGGTGTTGAAATGGCTTTAGCTCTCACTGCGAGAAGAAAACTTGAGGATAAAAAACCTGTTTCGGTCATTTCTCATTCCTCATTGTTAGAAAACACTTCAGCTAAAGCACAGGAAAAAATCAAGCAAATTATGCAAGATAAAAGCTTACCACTTTATTTGCAAGAAAAAGTGGCAAATGTAACGTCAAGTCATATTATCACAACAACTGGTAATCAAATTGCTTATGATGAAGTACTATGGTTAACTGGTCCAAAAGCACCTGGTTTATTTCGAACGTCTCAATTACCTGTTGATGAAGCGGGTTATTTACTTGTAGAAGATACACTACAAGTGAAGAAGTACCCGGCCATTTTTGCGGCAGGAGATTGTGCTTCTATCCAGCAGTATCCGAATCTTCCTAAAGCAGGTGTAGTAGCCGTGAGACAATCAGAGGTCCTTTGGGAGAATATTAAAGGTTTTATGAAAGGGACGAATGGTCGTCGTTTTCAACCTAAAAATACTTACTTATCGATTCTTTCTACTGGGAACAAACAGGGATTACTGTTATATGGGAAAATAGTGCTCCATCATTCTCTATCATGGAAATTAAAAAATCGAATTGATCAAAAGTTTATGAACACATACAAAACGAATGGTTAA
- a CDS encoding CDP-alcohol phosphatidyltransferase family protein, which produces MLDTHARKYVQPLMDRTSDSLLRLGLSANQVTVISFIIGTSSGIFIYLDYYVWAVIVLWASGFLDAVDGTMARKTKPSAFGTVLDVSFDRVVEISVILGLAFRFPEAMWALLLLSTSIIFAMTIFLTVGAVSEKKGIKSFYYQAGAAERTEGFILFTAMVLFHNFLVILTLAFVAIELFTAFQRLIEAKRILG; this is translated from the coding sequence GTGCTTGACACTCATGCAAGAAAATATGTTCAGCCTCTAATGGATCGCACCTCAGATTCGCTACTTCGTTTAGGTCTATCAGCTAATCAAGTAACAGTTATCTCATTCATTATTGGTACTTCATCTGGGATATTTATTTATCTTGATTATTACGTTTGGGCTGTTATTGTTTTATGGGCTTCGGGTTTTCTTGATGCTGTGGACGGAACAATGGCTCGGAAAACAAAGCCATCTGCTTTTGGCACCGTATTGGATGTAAGTTTTGATCGCGTTGTAGAAATTAGTGTCATATTAGGGCTCGCTTTTCGATTTCCAGAAGCAATGTGGGCCCTCTTGTTATTAAGTACTTCTATCATTTTTGCCATGACGATCTTCCTTACAGTAGGGGCAGTGTCAGAGAAAAAAGGCATCAAATCATTCTATTATCAAGCTGGGGCTGCGGAAAGAACAGAAGGTTTTATTCTATTTACAGCAATGGTTTTGTTTCACAACTTTTTAGTTATTTTAACACTAGCGTTTGTAGCAATTGAACTATTTACTGCTTTTCAAAGACTAATAGAAGCAAAAAGGATATTAGGATAG
- a CDS encoding NAD(P)/FAD-dependent oxidoreductase, with translation MKEYDLIVIGGGSGGLTAASGAANMGANVALIDDQPGLGGDCLHFGCVPSKAFITAAKEVHAVYKGAKEFGLTVSGEVLFSRAIERVKEAIDEIQEIDSDERFEKLGVDIYRGKGSFKDSHTVLINGENPIKGKRIVISTGSSPKVPPIDGVEHVSYITNESIFNLDHLPESIVFIGGGPVGLELAQSLSRFGSNVTILETSETILKKEDHDIIPIATKELEKDLSFVFKAEVKGIKEKDGHKVVTYVENGEEKIIQSEMIMMSTGRKPNTNKLNLKAASVDENNGFITVNASLQSSQSHIYAIGDVNGAFPFTHAAGMEGKLIVQNAVFGLKRKVSYENVPWVTYIDPEVFHLGMTEKEAKEKHGDQIRVFKVDTEDVDRFIAERKKNGLLKVITDMKGHILGAHAVGEDAGSWMQEIVFAKEHGHKIGDISTVIHPYPTKGAILNQAADLFWREKLFDGWLPKVSEKYIKWVR, from the coding sequence ATGAAAGAATATGATCTAATTGTAATAGGCGGAGGTTCTGGTGGACTTACTGCTGCATCTGGTGCAGCTAATATGGGAGCCAATGTGGCTTTAATCGATGATCAGCCTGGTTTAGGTGGGGATTGTCTTCATTTTGGATGTGTTCCATCAAAGGCCTTTATTACAGCAGCTAAAGAAGTTCATGCTGTCTATAAAGGCGCAAAAGAGTTTGGACTTACGGTCAGTGGTGAAGTGCTCTTTAGTCGTGCAATCGAACGTGTGAAAGAAGCGATTGATGAAATTCAAGAAATTGATAGCGATGAACGATTTGAGAAATTAGGGGTAGACATTTACCGAGGCAAAGGCTCATTTAAAGATAGTCATACAGTTCTCATTAATGGCGAGAACCCGATCAAAGGGAAACGAATTGTGATTTCCACAGGATCAAGCCCGAAAGTTCCCCCAATCGACGGAGTGGAACATGTCTCTTATATTACGAATGAATCGATTTTCAATTTAGATCACTTACCCGAAAGTATCGTTTTTATAGGTGGTGGTCCTGTTGGACTTGAGCTTGCTCAATCTCTCTCAAGATTCGGCTCCAATGTAACGATATTAGAAACCTCTGAGACCATTTTGAAAAAAGAAGATCATGATATTATTCCAATTGCTACGAAGGAATTGGAGAAAGATCTTTCTTTTGTTTTTAAAGCAGAAGTTAAAGGAATTAAAGAGAAAGATGGCCATAAAGTAGTGACGTATGTTGAAAATGGGGAAGAGAAAATTATCCAATCAGAAATGATTATGATGTCAACGGGCAGAAAGCCTAATACAAATAAATTAAATTTAAAAGCAGCCTCAGTAGATGAGAATAATGGATTTATTACAGTCAACGCTTCATTACAATCAAGCCAATCACACATCTATGCAATCGGGGATGTGAATGGCGCCTTTCCTTTTACACACGCGGCTGGTATGGAAGGCAAGCTTATCGTACAAAACGCGGTATTTGGGTTGAAGAGAAAAGTAAGCTATGAGAACGTTCCGTGGGTTACTTATATCGATCCTGAGGTGTTCCATCTAGGAATGACTGAGAAGGAAGCGAAAGAGAAACATGGCGATCAAATTCGCGTTTTCAAGGTTGATACAGAAGATGTCGATCGATTTATAGCTGAGCGCAAAAAAAATGGACTTCTAAAGGTAATAACAGACATGAAGGGTCATATTCTAGGTGCTCATGCTGTTGGAGAAGATGCTGGAAGCTGGATGCAAGAAATTGTTTTTGCGAAGGAACATGGTCATAAAATCGGGGACATTTCTACAGTCATTCATCCATACCCAACGAAAGGTGCTATTTTAAATCAAGCTGCCGATTTATTTTGGAGAGAAAAATTATTTGATGGTTGGCTTCCCAAGGTATCAGAAAAATACATTAAATGGGTTCGATAA
- a CDS encoding ABC transporter ATP-binding protein yields MNQLLQCRNIHKKFSNTPILQNLSFHLEEGEHFTVVGPSGCGKSTLLRCLAGLEALDEGDIYLREKSIVRLRPENRSVVLMFQDSLLFPHLTVLENVTYGLKRKKVAKTERVRQAERMLKKVKLFKWKDAFPHELSGGQKQRVSLARALVLKPDLLLLDEPFSSLDAALRESLRGEVKDLLREEGITSLFITHDRDEAIEMGDRLAVMFEGRFIQIGLPFDVVTNPSSMESAKIIGEGLALEEGFIPLSKLKAIPLQNKPSNQDFTFVSGKVSAVTVKNNIECYRISWEQGSVLAMSDSRLVAGQEVLLSAKREEMKKYSHQKDQWGLAQ; encoded by the coding sequence TTGAACCAGCTATTGCAATGCAGAAATATTCATAAGAAATTTTCAAATACACCCATTTTGCAAAACCTTTCGTTTCATCTTGAAGAAGGTGAACATTTTACAGTTGTTGGGCCATCAGGATGTGGTAAGAGTACTCTCCTCAGGTGTCTTGCTGGTTTGGAAGCTCTAGATGAAGGAGACATTTACTTAAGAGAAAAGTCAATTGTGAGACTGAGACCAGAAAATCGATCGGTCGTTTTGATGTTTCAAGATTCATTATTATTTCCTCATTTAACAGTATTAGAAAACGTGACTTATGGTTTGAAAAGAAAAAAAGTAGCAAAAACCGAGCGTGTGAGGCAAGCTGAACGAATGTTAAAAAAAGTGAAGCTGTTTAAATGGAAAGATGCCTTTCCACATGAGTTATCAGGTGGTCAAAAACAGAGAGTATCACTTGCGAGAGCTCTCGTGCTGAAACCAGATCTACTTTTATTAGATGAGCCCTTTAGCTCACTTGACGCTGCTCTACGAGAATCACTTCGTGGTGAGGTGAAGGATTTATTAAGAGAGGAAGGGATTACTTCACTGTTTATCACTCACGACCGCGACGAAGCAATCGAAATGGGCGATAGACTTGCTGTTATGTTTGAGGGAAGATTCATCCAAATCGGTCTTCCTTTTGATGTTGTCACAAATCCTTCATCTATGGAGAGTGCTAAAATTATTGGAGAAGGTTTGGCTCTAGAAGAAGGGTTTATTCCGCTTAGTAAATTAAAAGCTATTCCTCTGCAAAATAAACCTAGTAACCAAGATTTTACCTTTGTTTCAGGAAAGGTAAGCGCGGTTACAGTGAAAAATAACATAGAATGCTATCGTATATCATGGGAACAGGGAAGTGTTCTTGCTATGTCAGATAGCCGTTTAGTTGCTGGCCAAGAGGTTCTGTTAAGTGCTAAGAGGGAAGAAATGAAAAAATATTCCCATCAGAAAGATCAATGGGGACTTGCTCAATGA
- a CDS encoding S8 family peptidase — translation MRKRSKRKIVVLFACFILLITSFMQPAMQANAKSDSSVSMNDEVKRIDQKVSKAFEKNEKVTFLIKFAEQADTTKVAKEAEEKAKKNNLTSFQAEITKRSAVVNALRATSIETQHSVSTYLEQQEKKGNAEDIKSFYIVNGMAVKATKKVMNQLASFPEVDKILPNEIRQIQPIPDKTKTKAKTTADTNSIEWNIDRVGAPEVWDMGIDGAGTVIANIDTGVQWDHPALMEQYRGYSSEGVDHEFNWFDAVSGEAAPYDDLAHGTHTMGTMVGAEPDGSNEIGVAPGAKWIAVKAFSEDGGTDIDLLEAGEWVIAPKDAEGNPHPEKAPDVVNNSWGGGPGLDEWYRPMVQNWRNADIFPEFSAGNTTLFNPGGPESIATPANYPESFATGATDINDALGSFSLQGPSPYDEIKPDVSAPGVNIRSAVPGSSYEGGWNGTSMAGPHVSAIAALLRQADPSLTVDEIEDIFLNTVTPLTDDEFPDSPNNGYGYGLVNAFDAVSSVMSGLGTLEGDVMKEGSDEEEPTYQHDAPSEAYAQMDLPLTVTATDNVSVMSVELEYAHNGELTSTEATRVDGNYLSGSYQAIIPGDAVSEPSVSYRFKIEDYGGHVVTTDEYQVEIIPGISTGYETDFESEPAGWMSWGENNSWEWGTPTVGPEAYSGEKVYGTNLDGAYDNSANMTLMMPPIDLPEGEAYLQFNQWYELERNYDYGHLFVSTDQENWEALAEYNNLSDEWVSEEVDLSAYENQRIYLAFHVETDGSVMKQGWYIDDVSLSAEPMEVAAKKKSAKVSIQPDEKSASAKAKEKVNPDKLKPSPLVVNPVQEKPSPTPQALPLQAEVSILETGRSATTNLEDGSFSMTHAAGDYTAIAEAYGYQSETQEVTIVDDEVTEADFTLEAIPEGEIEGTVKNSETGEPIQDATVLLVEDAAIAPVQTDEEGHYSVTGYEGEYTLKVLAAGYYSETFNVNVEASETVVQNAELSPFIGYAGEIGYDDGTAENARAFYDAGNGWAVKMSLAEGQERALVTGGLFRFWNTEWPNPGGTNFKVEIHDASGPDGAPGKKLAGPIDATALRNGEWTMVDLSDQGVIVEGDFYITYIQADANPNAPGLATDEDGEYVDRSWQYVSGAWSKAPEEEGNYMIRAVVDYELTAPMITSPKDGSYTNKNSIEIDGETAPMTDVHIMKNGEEEAVTTSNEEGHFTTEIQLSDGENQLTARASTDRGMTEESDAVMVTLDQTRPELTITSPKDDWKTNKGSVTVKGDVHDENLAWVKVNGTKAKVEDGAFSHRMLLEQGENIIKVVAKDKAGNKTKKSINVYSQQEELVINQLKPDQNKDLQAGESVKIEFDSAPGIKATFSIRMPLVNPTMMPSSMTEFPMMEVSEGHYVGYWTATSNVVAEGAEIEVKVKDSFGNETRKTAEGLLNINTKE, via the coding sequence TTGAGAAAACGAAGCAAACGTAAAATCGTAGTTCTATTTGCTTGTTTTATTCTCCTCATCACGAGCTTCATGCAACCAGCGATGCAAGCGAACGCGAAAAGTGATTCTTCTGTATCCATGAATGATGAAGTGAAACGCATTGATCAGAAGGTATCGAAAGCATTCGAGAAGAACGAAAAAGTAACGTTCCTGATTAAATTTGCAGAACAAGCTGATACGACAAAAGTTGCGAAAGAAGCTGAAGAAAAAGCTAAGAAAAACAACTTAACTTCCTTTCAAGCTGAAATCACTAAGCGATCAGCTGTTGTTAATGCGTTAAGAGCTACGTCTATTGAAACACAGCACTCTGTGTCCACATACTTAGAACAACAAGAGAAAAAAGGCAATGCAGAAGACATAAAATCATTTTACATCGTAAACGGTATGGCAGTAAAAGCAACAAAAAAAGTGATGAACCAGCTAGCATCATTTCCTGAAGTGGATAAAATACTTCCTAACGAAATCAGGCAGATTCAGCCAATACCAGATAAAACGAAAACTAAGGCTAAAACGACTGCAGATACGAACTCAATTGAGTGGAATATTGATCGAGTAGGTGCTCCTGAAGTATGGGATATGGGAATTGATGGGGCAGGGACGGTGATCGCTAACATTGATACCGGTGTTCAATGGGATCATCCCGCTCTTATGGAACAGTATCGAGGATATAGTTCTGAAGGGGTGGATCATGAATTTAACTGGTTTGACGCTGTAAGCGGAGAAGCCGCCCCATATGATGATCTCGCACATGGGACTCATACAATGGGAACAATGGTTGGCGCTGAACCGGATGGTTCGAACGAGATTGGCGTCGCTCCTGGGGCAAAATGGATAGCGGTAAAAGCTTTTAGCGAAGACGGTGGAACGGATATCGATCTTCTTGAAGCAGGAGAATGGGTTATTGCTCCTAAGGATGCTGAAGGCAATCCACACCCTGAAAAGGCTCCTGATGTCGTGAACAATTCTTGGGGAGGCGGACCTGGGCTTGACGAATGGTATCGCCCAATGGTTCAAAACTGGCGAAATGCAGATATATTCCCAGAATTTTCTGCTGGTAATACAACACTATTTAATCCCGGAGGTCCAGAGTCAATCGCAACACCAGCAAATTATCCTGAGTCATTTGCTACGGGAGCTACAGATATCAATGATGCTCTTGGGAGTTTCTCTCTACAGGGACCATCCCCATATGATGAAATAAAACCTGACGTTTCAGCTCCTGGAGTTAATATCCGTTCTGCGGTACCAGGGAGTAGCTATGAAGGAGGGTGGAATGGTACGTCGATGGCTGGGCCCCACGTATCAGCGATCGCGGCCCTCCTTCGTCAAGCAGATCCATCGTTGACGGTTGATGAAATAGAAGACATCTTTTTAAACACCGTCACACCACTTACAGACGATGAATTCCCAGATTCTCCGAATAATGGTTACGGTTATGGGTTAGTGAATGCATTTGACGCCGTTTCTTCTGTTATGAGTGGGCTCGGTACATTAGAAGGTGATGTGATGAAAGAAGGAAGCGATGAAGAAGAGCCCACGTATCAACACGATGCTCCTTCAGAAGCCTATGCTCAGATGGACCTTCCTCTTACCGTCACAGCGACAGATAATGTTAGCGTAATGAGTGTAGAGCTTGAATATGCTCATAACGGAGAGTTGACGTCAACTGAAGCAACAAGAGTTGATGGGAACTATCTTTCTGGATCCTATCAAGCTATTATTCCGGGTGACGCCGTCAGTGAACCTTCCGTTAGTTACAGGTTTAAAATCGAAGACTATGGCGGACATGTTGTCACAACGGACGAATATCAGGTAGAAATTATCCCTGGTATCTCAACAGGTTACGAAACAGACTTTGAATCAGAGCCAGCTGGATGGATGAGCTGGGGAGAAAATAATTCATGGGAGTGGGGGACGCCAACGGTTGGTCCTGAAGCTTACTCTGGTGAAAAGGTTTATGGAACCAACCTTGATGGAGCATATGACAACAGTGCTAACATGACGCTGATGATGCCTCCTATCGATTTACCAGAAGGTGAAGCATATCTTCAATTCAATCAATGGTATGAACTTGAAAGAAACTATGATTATGGTCATCTCTTCGTTTCAACCGATCAGGAAAATTGGGAAGCTCTTGCGGAGTATAATAATCTTTCTGATGAATGGGTGAGTGAAGAGGTTGATCTATCAGCCTATGAAAATCAGCGAATTTATTTAGCTTTTCACGTCGAGACGGATGGTAGCGTGATGAAGCAGGGCTGGTATATTGACGATGTAAGTTTATCAGCAGAGCCGATGGAAGTCGCCGCTAAGAAAAAGAGCGCGAAAGTTTCTATTCAGCCTGATGAAAAATCTGCTAGTGCCAAAGCGAAAGAAAAAGTCAATCCTGACAAGTTAAAACCTTCACCGCTTGTTGTAAATCCAGTTCAAGAGAAACCATCACCTACACCTCAAGCTCTGCCGCTTCAAGCAGAAGTGTCTATTCTTGAGACAGGGCGCTCGGCAACAACGAACTTGGAAGATGGAAGCTTTTCCATGACTCATGCAGCAGGGGACTACACAGCTATTGCAGAAGCATATGGCTACCAGTCAGAGACTCAGGAAGTGACGATCGTAGATGATGAAGTGACAGAAGCTGACTTCACATTAGAAGCGATACCAGAGGGAGAAATCGAAGGAACAGTAAAGAATAGTGAAACAGGAGAGCCAATCCAAGATGCAACTGTTTTATTAGTAGAAGATGCTGCTATAGCACCTGTGCAAACGGATGAAGAAGGACATTATTCAGTAACAGGTTATGAAGGGGAGTATACGTTAAAAGTTCTTGCGGCCGGTTACTATAGCGAAACATTTAACGTCAATGTGGAAGCGAGCGAGACAGTTGTACAGAATGCTGAACTTTCCCCATTCATCGGATATGCAGGGGAAATCGGGTATGACGATGGTACTGCTGAGAACGCAAGAGCGTTCTATGATGCTGGGAACGGTTGGGCTGTGAAAATGTCGCTTGCAGAAGGTCAAGAACGCGCTCTTGTAACTGGAGGGTTATTTAGATTCTGGAATACGGAATGGCCAAATCCAGGCGGCACAAATTTTAAAGTCGAAATTCATGATGCATCAGGTCCGGATGGAGCACCAGGTAAGAAACTCGCTGGTCCAATTGACGCGACTGCTCTTCGAAATGGCGAATGGACGATGGTTGATCTGTCTGATCAAGGAGTGATCGTAGAAGGTGATTTTTATATCACTTATATTCAAGCGGATGCCAATCCAAATGCTCCGGGCCTTGCAACAGATGAAGACGGAGAATATGTCGACCGAAGCTGGCAATATGTTAGCGGCGCATGGTCGAAGGCTCCTGAAGAAGAAGGGAACTATATGATCCGTGCAGTAGTTGATTATGAACTAACAGCACCAATGATTACATCTCCAAAAGACGGATCGTATACAAACAAGAATAGCATTGAAATTGACGGTGAAACCGCACCAATGACAGACGTTCATATTATGAAAAATGGCGAAGAAGAAGCTGTCACAACTTCTAATGAAGAAGGTCATTTCACAACAGAAATCCAATTGAGCGATGGTGAAAATCAGTTAACAGCTCGTGCATCAACTGATCGTGGGATGACGGAAGAATCTGATGCTGTAATGGTTACTTTAGACCAAACGAGACCGGAATTAACTATCACATCTCCTAAAGATGACTGGAAAACAAATAAAGGATCCGTAACAGTTAAAGGTGACGTTCATGATGAAAATCTTGCTTGGGTAAAGGTTAACGGAACGAAAGCGAAAGTAGAAGATGGTGCATTTTCACATCGGATGCTGCTCGAGCAAGGTGAGAACATTATAAAAGTAGTGGCGAAAGACAAAGCAGGAAATAAAACGAAAAAGTCGATCAACGTTTATTCCCAGCAAGAAGAATTGGTCATTAATCAATTAAAACCAGATCAAAATAAAGATCTTCAAGCGGGAGAATCAGTCAAAATTGAATTCGATAGCGCTCCAGGAATAAAGGCTACTTTCTCAATTCGTATGCCGCTAGTGAATCCAACGATGATGCCTTCAAGTATGACTGAATTTCCAATGATGGAAGTATCAGAAGGGCATTATGTCGGTTACTGGACAGCTACTTCGAATGTGGTGGCTGAAGGTGCTGAGATCGAAGTGAAAGTGAAAGATTCTTTTGGCAACGAGACACGTAAAACAGCGGAAGGATTACTAAATATCAATACGAAAGAATAG
- a CDS encoding ABC transporter permease subunit, translated as MNGRSGLLSNNWKLSLYLLPAIAVTLLLVGYGTWSAVAQSFQTIEGEWTIAAYAELFSSHAFFHSLKLTFRVAILSTLLSLVIGLIMTRMLYELFKDSTSKLLVWVPMLIPHFVAGYLVFLFLSQSGLLSSLLYQIGALENRANFPVLVQEKFGIGIILTYVWKEVPFVILMLLPVYYEIDHRYSEVVRTLGGSNWDAFKTVELPWLLPVLIETSVILVAFVASAFEIPYLLGVTRPEMLPVRAYEWFYNGDWSKRPLAFSAMIFPGVFALLLATLSIGAVQKHRLRMIKGRSR; from the coding sequence ATGAATGGGCGAAGCGGATTATTGAGCAATAACTGGAAGTTAAGTTTATATTTATTACCGGCGATTGCGGTCACATTGTTACTGGTAGGGTATGGAACGTGGTCAGCAGTAGCTCAAAGTTTTCAAACAATAGAAGGAGAATGGACTATAGCGGCATACGCGGAACTTTTTAGTAGTCATGCTTTTTTCCATTCTCTTAAATTAACATTTCGAGTTGCTATTCTGTCAACCTTACTATCGTTAGTGATAGGATTAATAATGACAAGAATGTTATATGAATTATTTAAAGATTCAACGTCAAAGCTACTTGTATGGGTACCGATGTTAATTCCGCATTTTGTTGCAGGTTATTTAGTGTTCCTGTTTCTTTCGCAAAGTGGACTGCTTTCTTCTCTGCTTTATCAAATAGGTGCATTAGAAAATCGAGCAAACTTTCCAGTTCTTGTTCAAGAGAAATTTGGAATCGGAATCATTTTAACATATGTATGGAAGGAAGTTCCTTTTGTAATTCTCATGCTTTTGCCTGTTTATTATGAGATCGATCATCGCTATTCTGAAGTCGTTCGTACGCTGGGTGGAAGTAATTGGGATGCTTTTAAAACAGTTGAATTACCATGGTTACTTCCCGTTCTCATTGAAACTTCAGTAATATTAGTTGCATTTGTCGCTTCTGCGTTTGAAATCCCATACTTATTAGGAGTCACACGACCAGAAATGCTTCCGGTCAGAGCGTACGAATGGTTCTATAATGGGGATTGGAGTAAGCGGCCACTTGCTTTTTCAGCTATGATTTTTCCAGGTGTGTTCGCCCTTCTTCTTGCCACCCTTTCAATCGGAGCTGTGCAAAAACATAGGCTTAGAATGATAAAGGGGAGAAGCAGATGA